Proteins from a genomic interval of Daphnia magna isolate NIES unplaced genomic scaffold, ASM2063170v1.1 Dm_contigs114, whole genome shotgun sequence:
- the LOC116918421 gene encoding uncharacterized protein LOC116918421 — protein sequence MDGSTAIWLGLTLAAPLTLVPEIALLRLMHSRRAAWHPLDVLLVALLVGQLCCTLVTLGLSATALAQTAGLLPGHGTPSMVEGESTSPFVALELLHHHRTPLCAALISFWAAAHTLHAATLTSMAVDRAMTIRWSYKYRLSVRRTQIRYHVVVLAVVSLLVGVATLFASGIGTSSSASSLSFLATPRPLPTTTVAAATTLPPPLLNDTMTDSAFIAEAAVMAMEANYCSFLPYTFDSRFALFWLCLHGVLFLTTLTAGAIVFVTSVMLRCSNGFSGRLGLAGGSGSDMRTLGNASDGSSATLPLPTTTSSSSSALPTLPAPPPPPRYTPGPVACLSAGNVGQHGTAKVSPTPQLTRSSHPNFMFGSTDKNFMNLLHHHESGGMLADHHKTGTADFCAATVGGGCCGGGSWNRQRHSTVAAVLIVAYFTHHLPLLVLTTLGTFFVDILPAGWPFSALILGLSLFSGLLFMAVLVFIDPVLYAWMVDSLRPASRRIGGDRHRHLNHHHHQHHQRSPVTSESATLEPNLIAPMKLDDDTRYRMSQIYSQEPTEAKFPLTNGSLFVHLMNPSSGDGKRGNRRPSRMGVSAYDHRPAQQRGVSVASSNAVMAAQQPHIAQVVYPEAIKPPLMTFMSRARILSMTSTIDSFKSQTNADGNSSSSRQQQQQQQQQMEPFYNDPLSIGAPPSFADAEEQIADAPVHHAPVTTLSKFKSHEPIYASLSETLSSSHTLDSVEGPAALDDELRAREMDEDDDDDEEDEGSATESAGDDFEFHNIRTSRQTLIAPQMNTNGSAAASATPEVVFALEDLRPRSRVARSATYRILCNGLDVKSAGKHDINNTVENAVLAATSESQHGIVTCVTIQIGQKELQPKAFGDSSSSLRRSKLLTSLSMNDIDVLGESQEDELCGRLDCGDGISKFDVCPPMRSDSLFSLYVDASEPSQSSPESSLSSPFKETNQSLMCSAIELSNQLANYESQARRPALRHHLQQQQQQHQHPPPPMVNLRKKSSHRSRAAVLKRFQQREMSWPGQVNGSHQSGAPLKTGSVVSIAALKAALTQSPTSHYLDNGDVYYPQRQQVHKQQQQQQQQSKTVFVSDYI from the exons ATGGACGGATCAACTGCCATCTGGCTGGGCCTGACGTTAGCCGCCCCGTTGACTCTGGTGCCTGAGATCGCCCTGCTCCGCTTGATGCATTCCAGACGGGCCGCTTGGCATCCGTTGGACGTGCTTTTAGTTGCCCTATTGGTGGGCCAGCTGTGCTGTACTCTGGTGACCCTGGGTCTGAGTGCCACCGCCCTGGCTCAAACGGCCGGTCTCCTACCTGGCCACGGTACGCCCAGCATGGTGGAAGGTGAAAGTACTAGTCCATTTGTAGCTCTGGAACTGCTTCATCATCATCGAACTCCGCTGTGTGCCGCCCTCATCTCCTTCTGGGCTGCCGCCCACACCCTTCACGCCGCCACGCTGACGTCGATGGCCGTCGATCGGGCCATGACCATTCGATGGTCGTACAAGTACCGATTGAGCGTTCGACGCACCCAAATTCGTTACCACGTCGTCGTCTTGGCGGTCGTCAGTTTGCTCGTTGGCGTTGCCACTCTGTTCGCCAGCGGAATCGGAACTTCCTCCTCCGCGTCGTCGCTATCGTTTTTAGCGACTCCGCGACCGTTACCAACGACGACCGTAGCAGCGGCGACAACGTTGCCACCTCCATTGCTTAACGACACTATGACCGACTCTGCTTTTATTGCCGAGGCCGCCGTCATGGCCATGGAAGCCAATTATTGCTCATTTTTGCCCTACACGTTCGATTCGCGTTTCGCCCTGTTTTGGCTCTGCTTGCACGGCGTCCTCTTCTTGACGACGCTCACCGCTGGCGCCATCGTCTTCGTCACCAGCGTCATGCTTCGATGCTCAAACGGATTCTCTGGACGGCTAGGACTGGCCGGCGGTTCTGGTTCGGATATGCGCACGTTGGGCAACGCGTCCGACGGATCGTCCGCTACTCTGCCACTTCCGACGACGACGTCTTCATCGTCGTCTGCTCTGCCCACGCTCCCAGCACCTCCTCCTCCGCCCCGCTACACTCCCGGACCGGTGGCTTGTCTCAGCGCTGGCAATGTCGGCCAGCACGGGACGGCCAAAGTGTCGCCCACTCCGCAATTGACGCGCTCCAGTCATCCGAATTTCATGTTCGGATCGACGGACAAGAATTTCATGAATCTCTTGCATCATCACGAGAGCGGGGGAATGTTGGCCGACCATCACAAAACGGGCACGGCCGATTTCTGCGCTGCAACTGTCGGCGGAGGCTGTTGCGGCGGCGGGAGCTGGAACAGACAAAGGCACTCGACAGTGGCAGCTGTGCTCATCGTCGCGTACTTTACTCATCATCTCCCATTGCTG GTATTGACGACGTTGGGCACGTTTTTCGTCGACATTCTGCCGGCCGGTTGGCCTTTTTCTGCCCTCATCTTGGGCTTGTCTCTTTTCTCTGGCCTCCTGTTCATGGCCGTCCTCGTTTTTATCGACCCGGTCCTTTACGCCTGGATGGTCGACTCGCTAAGACCGGCTTCACGACGCATTGGCGGCGACCGACATCGTCATCTaaaccaccaccaccaccagcaCCACCAGCGCTCGCCCGTGACGTCCGAATCGGCCACTCTGGAACCCAATCTCATCGCTCCCATGAAACTCG ACGATGACACCCGTTACCGGATGAGCCAGATTTATTCACAGGAACCGACTGAAGCCAAATTCCCTTTGACTAACGGTTCTCTTTTCGTTCACTTGATGAATCCTTCGTCGGGCGATGGCAAACGAG GCAATCGGCGTCCATCACGAATGGGCGTTTCGGCCTACGACCACCGCCCAGCTCAGCAACGAGGAGTTAGTGTTGCTTCATCGAACGCTGTAATGGCGGCTCAACAGCCTCACATTGCCCAAGTCGTTTATCCCGAAGCCATTAAGCCGCCCCTTATGACATTTATGAGCCGCGCTAGGATCCTATCCATGACGTCGACCATCGACTCGTTTAAAAGCCAAACCAATGCCGACGGCAATAGCTCATCATCGaggcaacagcagcaacagcagcagcagcagatgGAACCGTTCTACAACGACCCATTGTCGATTGGCGCTCCGCCTTCGTTCGCCGACGCGGAGGAACAAATTGCCGATGCCCCCGTTCATCACGCACCCGTAACCACACTCTCGAAATTCAAGAGTCACGAACCGATTTACGCCTCGCTGTCCGAGACGCTCAGTTCGAGTCACACGCTCGACAGTGTCGAAGGCCCCGCGGCTCTGGACGACGAGTTGCGGGCGCGAGAAATGgatgaagacgacgacgacgacgaggaaGACGAAGGGTCAGCCACCGAGAGCGCCGGGGATGATTTCGAATTCCACAATATAAGGACGTCGCGTCAGACGCTCATCGCGCCACAAATGAACACGAACGGCTCTGCAGCAGCCAGCGCCACTCCTGAAGTTGTTTTCGCATTGGAGGATTTGAGACCGCGTTCAAGAGTCGCCCGTTCGGCCACTTATCGCATCCTGTGCAACGGACTGGACGTCAAATCAGCCGGCAAACACGACATCAACAACACGGTAGAAAACGCCGTGCTGGCGGCCACTAGCGAAAGCCAACACGGAATCGTCACCTGCGTCACCATTCAG ATCGGTCAAAAGGAGTTGCAGCCGAAGGCATTTGGAGACTCGTCGTCCAGTTTACGACGTTCCAAATTGCTGACGTCACTGTCGATGAACGACATCGACGTGCTTGGCGAAAGTCAAGAAGACGAACTTTGCGGCAGACTGGATTGCGGTGACGGAATCAGTAAATTTGACGTTTGCCCACCTATGCGCAGTGACTCGCTCTTTTCGCTGTACGTGGACGCGTCGGAGCCATCGCAATCGTCGCCAGAGTCTTCGTTATCGTCTCCCTTCAAAGAGACGAATCAGTCGTTGATGTGCTCGGCTATTGAATTGTCCAATCAGCTGGCAAACTACGAAAGCCAAGCGCGACGACCCGCTCTTCGACATCacctacaacaacaacaacaacaacatcaacatccACCACCGCCAATGGTTAATTTACGTAAAAAGTCGAGTCATCGAAGTCGTGCAGCCGTTCTCAAGCGGTTCCAGCAGAGAGAAATGTCGTGGCCGGGCCAAGTTAACGGTAGCCATCAATCGGGCGCACCTCTCAAAACGGGCAGCGTCGTGTCCATCGCCGCGCTCAAAGCCGCTCTAACCCAATCGCCCACGTCCCACTACCTGGACAACGGTGATGTCTACTATCCTCAACGGCAGCAAGTGCAcaagcagcagcaacaacaacaacaacaatccaAAACGGTTTTCGTCAGCGATTACATTTAA
- the LOC116918428 gene encoding EEF1A lysine methyltransferase 4: MSFLPDKNTDYASMAYWNERYGTEESFEWCKSYAGFKDLIRKEVQPTDRILMLGCGNSSLSEDMYRDGFHKITNVDYSTVVVENMKNRSAEARSMQWLVMDIKDLKFESGSFDVVLEKATLDALLVGERDPWRLSENSRILMDEILIQVSNVLSSNGRFISITFAQPHFRKRLYARQHYGWNIGTETFGDGFHFFFYVMTKGERLSEQDAQLQSTWSNHNLESQSTVARLQEDNNDDSYLNSIEM; encoded by the exons ATGTCTTTCTTGCCAGATAAAAATACCGATTACGCGTCGATGGCCTATTGGAATGAGCGTTACGGTACTGAAGAATCCTTCGAATGGTGTAAAAGCTATGCTGGTTTCAAGGACCTCATCCGAAAGGAGGTGCAACCCACCGACCGTATTCTAATGCTGG GGTGCGGTAATAGCAGTTTGAGCGAGGACATGTATCGGGACGGATTTCACAAAATCACCAATGTCGATTACTCGACTGTGGTTGTCGAGAATATGAAGAATCGATCAGCTGAGGCTCGATCAATGCAGTGGCTTGTTATGGATATCAAGGACCTGAAATTCGAAAGCGGCAGCTTTGATGTAGTGCTAGAAAAGGCCACACTCGACGCTCTGCTGGTGGGGGAACGCGATCCTTGGCGTTTGTCGGAGAATAGCCGAATTCTGATGGATGAGATTCTCATTCAA GTGAGCAACGTATTGAGCAGTAACGGCCGTTTCATCTCCATCACATTTGCCCAGCCTCATTTTCGCAAACGTCTTTATGCCCGTCAGCACTACGGATGGAATATCGGCACAGAGACCTTTGGCGATGgattccattttttcttttacgtcaTGACCAAAGGTGAGCGTCTATCTGAGCAGGATGCCCAACTGCAGTCAACCTGGTCAAATCACAACCTGGAAAGTCAGTCGACTGTGGCGAGATTGCAAGAGGACAACAACGATGACAGCTACCTCAACTCTATTGAAATGTAA
- the LOC116918426 gene encoding transmembrane protein 177 has product MTNKFVAFFATPNGQTTSAVAVLVATSSALLAKYLPNSLLVEQSREFLQLFKGGLPVPVSAETIQKINQVKSDLRLEEDVANRIPTEKAFTVFGFDVLHIGSATFKTGALLGIPVNFSYKSSISEADKKKIVVGQQTVHWSTPEGLALESSLILSDSAQKYAIAREMAKANTHHVAIQTGLNGAAVFVYYYLTYTFNRRANMFARPLKLRVVLYSLLGSIAFTTWLFLKDFTTYRWEEKGDEKAASVSEEYAQGALEFYSKILQRNLAMRSLLGDEGPKLYTSSGNDRETFRTKHVPFVVLRDRAAARCESFKKSKEPEVPTPT; this is encoded by the exons ATGACGAACAAATTTGTGGCTTTTTTTGCTACGCCTAACGGCCAGACAACATCAGCTGTGGCAGTTTTGGTAGCCACATCTTCAGCTTTATTGGCAAAATATTTACCAAATTCTTTACTGGTGGAGCAATCACGGGAATTTCTGCAACTATTCAA GGGTGGTTTACCGGTTCCAGTGTCTGctgaaacaattcaaaaaataaatcaagttAAAAGTGATTTGAGACTGGAAGAAGATGTAGCAAACAGAATACCTACAGAAAAAGCCTTTactgtttttggttttgacgtACTCCACATTGGGTCTGCTACTTTTAAGACTGGAGCCCTGCTTGGAATACCCGTCAATTTTTCCTATAAATCTTCCATCAGCGAggcagacaagaaaaaaatagtt GTAGGACAACAGACTGTCCACTGGAGTACACCTGAAGGACTAGCACTGGAATCTTCCTTGATTTTGTCCGATTCGGCTCAAAAGTATGCAATAGCCCGAGAAATGGCCAAAGCAAATACCCACCATGTGGCAATCCAAACGGGGCTCAATGGGGCCGCCGTCTTTGTCTATTACTACTTGACTTATACGTTCAATAGGAGAGCAAATATGTTTGCACGTCCTTTGAAGCTTCGTGTCGTACTTTACTCGCTATTAGGCTCTATAGCGTTTACTACATGGTTATTCTTGAAAGATTTCACAACCTATCGTTGGGAAGAGAAAGGGGATGAAAAGGCAGCCAGCGTATCAGAGGAATACGCGCAAGGGGCCCTCGAATTCTACAGCAAGATTTTGCAAAGGAATTTGGCAATGCGATCCCTTCTTGGCGATGAAGGACCCAAGTTGTATACCAGCTCCGGTAATGATCGTGAGACTTTTCGAACCAAACATGTCCCCTTTGTGGTCCTTCGAGACAGAGCTGCAGCTCGTTGTGAATCTTTTAAAAAGTCAAAAGAGCCTGAAGTACCGACTCCTACATAA
- the LOC116918427 gene encoding uncharacterized protein LOC116918427 translates to MATRQMAIAFFLVVSVHNSVATVAFQSIVSHGCQRDQLHRCVKTAEPLLRNPDYVVPSTISDVSTHCRIGNEFIDCIRGYALICLTSDRRQQQLQIALDEAVKNDEMCSNPNYQADYLKHAPCIKSMATDDGKCRKQLNYLIDQVSALSISNIQICCAHHAFRECMLSATERNCRASLDDRAVQFTKDMFSKSLAFLLKQCEDYVPNSAQCPAAGPTAKEIWETSIPLQDSTRPAFNDFTTRRSNSFVWQQTTFKPWYPGIRGNSLDTPRQQGLFSNARKLTGDVLLFLSILFISVVY, encoded by the exons ATGGCTACACGTCAAATGGCGATTGCTTTTTTCCTGGTGGTGTCGG TACATAACTCGGTGGCAACGGTCGCGTTCCAATCTATCGTGAGTCACGGCTGCCAGCGAGACCAGCTGCATAGATGTGTCAAAACAGCGGAGCCTTTGTTACGCAATCCAGACTACGTCGTACCATCCACCATATCCGATGTGTCTACTCATTGCAG AATTGGAAACGAATTCATCGATTGCATCAGAGGCTACGCACTGATATGTTTGACGAGCGATCGGCGTCAGCAACAACTGCAAATCGCTCTAGATGAAGCCGTAAAAAATGACGAGATGTGCTCGAATCCCAATTATCAAGCAG ATTATTTGAAGCATGCACCGTGCATCAAATCCATGGCGACGGATGATGGAAAGTGTCGGAAGCAGCTTAATTACCTGATCGATCAAGTCTCGGCGCTCTCTATTTCCAACATTCAAATTTGCTG TGCACATCACGCTTTCCGCGAATGCATGTTATCAGCAACCGAGAGAAACTGTCGGGCATCGTTAGACGATAGAGCAGTCCAGTTTACCAAAGACATGTTTTCAAAATCATTGGCCTTCCTTCTTAAGCAATGCGAGGACTATGT ACCAAATTCTGCACAATGTCCAGCTGCAGGACCGACTGCTAAAGAAATCTGGGAAACATCAATTCCTTTGCAAGATAGCACAAGACCAGCTTTCAACGATTTTACTACACGAAGAAGCAACAGCTTTGTTTGGCAACAGACTACCTTCAAACCTTGGTATCCTGGTATCAGAGGCAACTCGCTGGACACACCCAGGCAACAAGGACTTTTCTCCAATGCTAGAAAACTAACTGGAGATGTCTTGCTCTTCCTATccattcttttcatttctgtaGTATACTAA